A single region of the Neisseria zoodegmatis genome encodes:
- a CDS encoding efflux RND transporter periplasmic adaptor subunit, translating into MTKKLKWIAALAVVAVLALLAWSYWKPEEKINYLTQPVAKMDIDQTVSATGEISAAQLVTVGSQASGQIKKLYVKIGQQVKKGELIAEIDATSQINTLNINKAKLETFRAQLVSAEIKQKTARKKYKREQALWAENATSKAELEDAEDALSAAGASVAELKSQIKQTQIAINTAEADLGYTRIVATMDGTVVSIPVEEGQTVNANQSTPTIVQLADLSKMLNKMQIAEGDAGKVKAGQNLTFTILSQPENVRDAVIDTVDPGLTKMSQGSYTTSTDTTDTAIYYYARALVPNEDGSLHIGMTTENTIVINRAQQVLAVPNLAVKIKEGKKVVRVLGDKDQVEERAVKTGLSDGTNTQVTEGVKEGEKVIISESGAADAKKNNRGGPMGPM; encoded by the coding sequence ATGACTAAAAAGCTTAAATGGATTGCGGCCTTGGCGGTTGTTGCGGTATTGGCTCTGCTGGCTTGGTCTTATTGGAAGCCCGAAGAAAAAATCAATTATCTGACCCAGCCGGTGGCGAAGATGGATATCGACCAAACGGTAAGCGCCACGGGTGAGATTTCTGCCGCGCAGCTGGTTACGGTGGGTTCGCAGGCGTCGGGGCAGATTAAAAAGCTCTACGTTAAAATCGGCCAGCAGGTAAAAAAAGGGGAATTGATTGCGGAAATCGATGCGACGTCGCAAATCAATACCCTGAATATCAACAAGGCCAAACTGGAGACTTTCCGCGCTCAATTGGTGTCGGCGGAGATCAAACAAAAAACGGCGAGAAAAAAATATAAGCGCGAGCAGGCTTTGTGGGCGGAGAATGCAACTTCTAAAGCCGAGCTGGAAGATGCCGAAGACGCGCTTTCCGCGGCCGGGGCGTCGGTTGCGGAATTGAAATCGCAAATCAAGCAAACCCAGATTGCGATTAATACGGCGGAAGCGGATTTGGGGTATACGCGCATCGTGGCGACGATGGACGGAACGGTGGTGTCGATTCCGGTAGAAGAAGGCCAAACCGTCAATGCCAACCAAAGCACGCCGACGATTGTGCAGCTGGCCGACTTAAGCAAAATGCTGAACAAAATGCAGATTGCCGAGGGCGACGCGGGCAAAGTCAAAGCAGGGCAGAACCTCACGTTTACCATCTTGTCGCAACCTGAAAACGTGCGCGATGCCGTTATCGACACGGTTGACCCCGGTTTGACCAAAATGTCGCAAGGCTCGTACACCACCAGCACCGACACCACGGATACGGCGATTTATTACTATGCCCGTGCTTTGGTGCCGAACGAAGACGGTTCGCTGCATATCGGCATGACGACTGAAAACACGATTGTGATTAACCGTGCGCAACAAGTGTTGGCCGTGCCCAATTTGGCGGTGAAAATCAAAGAAGGCAAAAAAGTGGTGCGCGTGTTGGGCGATAAAGACCAAGTAGAAGAGCGGGCGGTCAAAACCGGTTTGAGCGACGGCACCAACACGCAAGTGACGGAAGGCGTGAAGGAAGGCGAAAAAGTGATTATTTCCGAATCCGGCGCGGCAGACGCTAAGAAGAATAACCGTGGAGGCCCGATGGGGCCGATGTAA
- a CDS encoding type IV pilin protein — translation MTKNRQQGFTLIELMIVVLTLAILATIAYPSYETYVRQTRLENVRADLLVSAQSLERQYAQQHHFPASVASNSLESNQYFDIRYKAASGDDFTLIAEPNENNPNEKRHMQLNGSGIITVCEGRTAATTSSPDVNCYVYK, via the coding sequence ATGACCAAAAACAGACAACAAGGTTTTACCCTAATTGAATTAATGATTGTGGTACTGACATTAGCCATACTCGCCACCATCGCCTATCCCTCTTACGAAACCTACGTCCGGCAGACCCGCTTGGAAAATGTGCGCGCCGACTTACTTGTGAGCGCTCAATCGTTGGAACGCCAATACGCACAGCAACACCATTTTCCCGCTTCCGTAGCCTCCAACTCACTGGAATCCAACCAATATTTCGACATCCGTTACAAAGCGGCAAGCGGCGATGACTTCACATTAATCGCCGAACCCAACGAAAACAATCCCAACGAAAAACGCCACATGCAGCTCAACGGCAGCGGCATCATTACCGTTTGCGAAGGCAGAACAGCCGCAACCACATCTTCCCCCGATGTAAACTGCTATGTGTACAAATAA